From a region of the Bradyrhizobium sp. KBS0727 genome:
- a CDS encoding pitrilysin family protein, producing the protein MSVDVTKLPSGLTVITDTMPHLETAALGVWAGVGGRDEKPNEHGISHLLEHMAFKGTTKRSSREIVEEIEAVGGDLNAGTSTETTAYYARVLKADVPLALDVLSDILANPSFVPDELEREKGVIVQEIGAAQDTPDDVVFEHLNELCYPDQPMGRSLLGTAKTLQKFDRDMLNNYLSTHYRGPNMVVAAAGAVDHKRVVEEVAQKFASFDVAASPKPQPAMFGKGGSRVVHRDLEQAHLTLALEGVPQTDLSLFSMQVFTNTLGGGMSSRLFQEVREKRGLCYSIYTFHAPYADTGFFGLYTGTDPADAPEMMEVIVDVINDAVETLTEAEIARAKAQMKAGLLMALESCSSRAEQLARHVLAYGRPLTVEELVARIDAVSVESTRNAARGLLSRSRPAVVALGSGRGLDTAVSFAEGLTRSKAKTLLH; encoded by the coding sequence ATGAGCGTTGACGTCACCAAGCTGCCGTCCGGACTGACCGTCATCACCGACACCATGCCGCATCTGGAAACCGCTGCGCTTGGCGTCTGGGCCGGCGTCGGCGGCCGCGACGAAAAGCCCAACGAGCACGGCATCTCGCATCTGCTCGAACATATGGCGTTCAAGGGTACGACCAAACGCTCGTCGCGCGAGATCGTCGAGGAGATCGAGGCGGTCGGCGGCGATCTCAACGCCGGGACCTCGACCGAGACCACCGCCTATTATGCGCGGGTGCTGAAGGCCGACGTGCCGCTGGCGCTCGACGTGCTCTCCGACATTCTCGCCAATCCGTCGTTCGTGCCCGACGAACTCGAGCGCGAAAAGGGCGTCATCGTGCAGGAGATCGGCGCCGCGCAGGATACGCCCGACGACGTCGTGTTCGAACATCTCAACGAGCTCTGCTATCCCGATCAGCCGATGGGGCGCTCGCTGCTCGGCACCGCCAAGACGCTGCAGAAATTCGATCGCGACATGCTGAACAACTATCTTTCGACGCATTACCGCGGGCCCAACATGGTGGTGGCGGCCGCCGGCGCGGTCGACCACAAGCGCGTCGTCGAGGAAGTGGCGCAGAAGTTCGCCAGCTTCGATGTCGCGGCGTCGCCGAAGCCGCAGCCCGCGATGTTCGGCAAGGGCGGCTCGCGCGTGGTGCATCGCGACCTCGAGCAGGCGCATCTGACGCTGGCGCTGGAAGGCGTGCCGCAGACCGACCTGTCGCTGTTCTCGATGCAGGTCTTCACCAACACGCTCGGCGGCGGAATGTCGTCGCGGCTGTTCCAGGAAGTGCGCGAAAAGCGCGGCCTGTGCTACTCGATCTACACCTTCCACGCGCCCTATGCCGACACCGGCTTTTTCGGCCTCTATACCGGCACCGATCCCGCCGACGCGCCCGAGATGATGGAAGTGATCGTCGACGTCATCAACGACGCCGTGGAAACCCTGACCGAAGCCGAGATCGCCCGCGCCAAGGCGCAGATGAAGGCCGGGCTCCTGATGGCGCTGGAAAGCTGTTCATCGCGCGCCGAGCAACTGGCACGCCATGTGCTTGCTTACGGCAGGCCGCTGACGGTGGAAGAGCTGGTGGCGCGGATCGACGCGGTTAGCGTGGAATCGACCCGCAACGCCGCGCGGGGCCTGTTGTCCCGCAGCCGGCCGGCGGTCGTGGCGCTTGGCAGCGGCAGGGGTCTGGACACGGCGGTGTCTTTTGCGGAAGGATTGACCCGGTCGAAGGCGAAGACGCTGCTGCATTGA
- a CDS encoding cytochrome c oxidase subunit 3, which yields MSTAQVKHHDYHLVDPSPWPVVGSISAFIMAVGAITWMHHMFAAAPIIFGIGTIGVLYTMASWWGDVIREAQYKGDHTRVVQISHRYGMILFIASEVMFFVAWFWAFFNSALFPADAVHATRDAVFGCGAGTAMGACSVPGTWPPKGIETFDPWHLPLLNTLLLLTSGTTVTWAHHALLEGDRKGLKYGLILTVVLGACFTCVQAYEYAHAAFGFSGNIYGATFFMATGFHGFHVLVGTVFLLVCLMRAYAGHFTPTQHLGFEFAAWYWHFVDVVWLFLFICIYVWFRGPEGVAHAAH from the coding sequence ATGTCCACGGCGCAAGTCAAGCACCACGACTACCACCTCGTCGATCCGAGCCCGTGGCCGGTGGTCGGCTCGATCTCGGCCTTCATCATGGCCGTCGGCGCCATCACCTGGATGCACCACATGTTCGCGGCCGCGCCGATCATCTTCGGTATCGGCACCATCGGCGTGCTCTACACCATGGCGAGCTGGTGGGGCGACGTGATCCGTGAAGCCCAGTACAAGGGCGACCACACCCGCGTGGTGCAGATCAGCCACCGCTACGGCATGATCCTGTTCATCGCCTCCGAAGTGATGTTCTTCGTCGCCTGGTTCTGGGCCTTCTTCAACTCCGCGCTGTTCCCCGCCGACGCGGTTCACGCCACCCGCGACGCCGTGTTCGGCTGCGGCGCCGGCACCGCGATGGGCGCCTGCAGCGTGCCGGGCACCTGGCCGCCGAAGGGCATCGAGACCTTCGATCCCTGGCATCTGCCGCTGCTCAATACGCTGCTGCTGTTGACCTCGGGCACGACCGTCACCTGGGCGCACCACGCCTTGCTGGAAGGCGACCGCAAGGGCTTGAAGTACGGCCTGATCCTCACCGTCGTGCTCGGCGCCTGCTTCACCTGCGTGCAGGCCTACGAATACGCCCACGCCGCGTTCGGCTTCTCCGGCAACATCTACGGCGCCACCTTCTTCATGGCGACCGGCTTCCACGGCTTCCACGTGCTGGTCGGCACCGTGTTCCTGCTGGTCTGCCTGATGCGCGCCTATGCCGGTCACTTCACCCCGACCCAGCATCTCGGCTTCGAATTCGCCGCCTGGTACTGGCACTTCGTCGACGTGGTGTGGCTGTTCCTGTTCATCTGCATCTATGTCTGGTTCCGCGGCCCTGAAGGCGTCGCGCACGCCGCGCACTGA
- the thrC gene encoding threonine synthase — MTRYISTRGEAPTLGFCDVMLTGLARDGGLYVPEVWPQLSHETIAGFFGRPYWEVAVEVIRPFVAGEISDADLGRMANEAYATFRHPAVVPLDQTGPNQFLLELFHGPTLAFKDVAMQLISRLMDHVLAKRAQRTTIVVATSGDTGGAAVDAFANLDNVDLIVLFPNGRISDVQRRMMTTSGASNVHALAIEGNFDDCQAIVKALFNHHGFRDAVSLSGVNSINWARIVAQVVYYFTSAVALGSPARTVDFTVPTGNFGDIFAGYVAKKMGLPVRWLRIASNVNDILPRTLKTGIYEVREVHASASPSMDIQVSSNFERLLFEASGRDADVIRRLMASLKQSGRFVLPDSVLAAIREEFDAGRADETETAATIRAAWREAGDLVDPHTAVALAVADRDTSDSKIPNIVLSTAHPAKFPDAVEAACGVRPQLPAWLDGLLTKSEHITVMKNDSAEVEQFVRKVSRAAKQGVAG; from the coding sequence TTGACGCGGTATATTTCGACCAGAGGCGAAGCCCCCACACTGGGTTTCTGCGACGTGATGCTGACCGGGCTCGCCCGCGACGGCGGGCTCTATGTGCCCGAAGTCTGGCCGCAGCTCTCGCACGAGACCATCGCGGGATTTTTCGGGCGGCCTTATTGGGAAGTCGCCGTCGAGGTGATCCGGCCGTTTGTCGCCGGCGAGATTTCCGACGCCGATCTCGGCCGCATGGCGAACGAGGCCTACGCCACCTTCCGCCACCCCGCGGTGGTGCCGCTCGACCAGACCGGGCCCAATCAATTCCTGCTCGAGCTGTTCCACGGCCCGACGCTGGCGTTCAAGGACGTCGCGATGCAGTTGATCTCGCGGCTGATGGATCACGTGCTGGCCAAGCGCGCGCAGCGCACCACCATCGTGGTCGCAACCTCGGGCGATACCGGCGGCGCCGCGGTCGATGCGTTTGCCAACCTCGACAATGTCGACCTGATCGTGCTGTTCCCGAACGGCCGGATCTCCGACGTGCAGCGGCGGATGATGACGACGTCGGGCGCCAGCAATGTCCATGCGCTCGCGATCGAAGGCAATTTCGACGATTGCCAGGCGATCGTGAAGGCGCTGTTCAATCATCACGGCTTTCGCGACGCGGTCTCGCTGTCGGGCGTCAACTCGATCAACTGGGCGCGGATCGTGGCGCAGGTGGTGTATTATTTCACCTCCGCGGTGGCGCTCGGCTCGCCCGCGCGCACCGTGGATTTCACCGTGCCGACGGGGAATTTCGGCGACATCTTTGCCGGCTACGTCGCCAAGAAGATGGGGCTGCCGGTCCGCTGGCTGCGGATCGCCTCCAACGTCAACGACATCCTGCCGCGCACGCTCAAGACCGGCATCTATGAAGTGCGCGAGGTTCATGCTTCCGCCTCACCGTCGATGGATATCCAGGTTTCCTCGAATTTCGAGCGGTTGCTGTTCGAGGCCAGCGGCCGCGACGCCGACGTCATTCGCCGCCTGATGGCCTCGCTGAAACAGTCCGGACGTTTCGTGCTGCCGGATTCTGTGCTCGCCGCCATCCGCGAGGAATTCGACGCCGGCCGCGCCGACGAGACCGAGACCGCGGCCACCATCCGCGCCGCCTGGCGCGAGGCCGGCGATCTCGTCGATCCCCATACCGCGGTGGCGCTGGCGGTGGCCGATCGCGACACCTCGGATTCGAAGATCCCCAACATCGTGCTGTCGACGGCGCATCCGGCCAAGTTCCCCGACGCGGTCGAGGCCGCCTGTGGCGTGCGGCCGCAATTGCCGGCCTGGCTCGACGGCCTCCTGACCAAATCCGAACACATCACGGTGATGAAAAATGATTCCGCCGAAGTGGAGCAATTCGTGCGCAAGGTCAGCCGTGCCGCGAAGCAGGGAGTTGCCGGATGA
- a CDS encoding ATP F0F1 synthase subunit B (Produces ATP from ADP in the presence of a proton gradient across the membrane. Subunit B is part of the membrane proton channel.): MFFEPETWVAVAFVILMVLFAYLGIHRTVLKALDHRAERIKAELDDARRLKEEAAKLLAEYKSKRSSAEREAEEIISNAKAEAERIATEAKAKMEDFVARRTKTAEGKIALAEAQALADVRAAAANAAVAAASTILSQSVRGSVADDLLAKGIAEVRAKLN; encoded by the coding sequence ATGTTCTTCGAACCGGAAACCTGGGTCGCGGTAGCCTTCGTCATTCTGATGGTGCTGTTCGCCTATCTGGGCATCCACCGCACGGTGCTGAAGGCGCTCGATCACCGCGCCGAACGCATCAAGGCCGAACTCGACGACGCCCGCCGTCTGAAGGAAGAAGCCGCCAAGCTGCTCGCCGAGTACAAGTCCAAGCGATCCAGCGCGGAGCGCGAGGCCGAAGAGATCATCTCGAACGCCAAGGCCGAAGCCGAGCGCATCGCGACCGAAGCCAAGGCCAAGATGGAAGACTTCGTCGCCCGTCGCACCAAGACCGCCGAGGGCAAGATCGCGCTCGCCGAGGCGCAGGCCCTGGCGGACGTCCGTGCCGCGGCGGCCAACGCCGCCGTCGCCGCCGCCTCGACCATCCTGTCGCAGTCGGTCAGGGGTTCGGTGGCGGACGACCTGCTCGCCAAGGGTATTGCCGAAGTTCGCGCCAAGCTGAACTAG
- a CDS encoding F0F1 ATP synthase subunit C, whose protein sequence is MEPAAAKLIGAGIACIGMGGAGVGVGVIFGNYLAAAVRNPSAAQGQFGNLIFGFAVTEALGIFSLLIALLLLFVPL, encoded by the coding sequence ATGGAACCGGCAGCAGCAAAACTTATCGGCGCGGGCATCGCATGCATCGGCATGGGCGGTGCAGGCGTGGGCGTGGGCGTGATCTTCGGCAACTACCTTGCCGCAGCGGTGCGCAATCCGTCCGCAGCCCAGGGCCAGTTCGGCAACCTGATCTTCGGCTTCGCCGTGACCGAAGCGCTCGGCATTTTCTCGCTGCTGATCGCGCTGCTGCTGCTGTTCGTTCCGCTCTGA
- a CDS encoding F0F1 ATP synthase subunit A codes for MKIDPIHQFNIEPLFTIGHIGNQTIAFTNSSLYMFIAVAVISILMIGTGRQLVPGRLQSVAEISYEFVASTIRSTAGSEGMKFFPLIFSLFMLICVSNLIGIIPYTFTISSHIIVTATLALLVFFTVLIYGIYKNGFKFFKIFVPSGVPIYILPLVMFIEILSFFLRPVSHSVRLFANMLAGHIALKVFAGFVAMLGASLGVLGWAGGVLPLALTVALTALELLVAFLQAYVFAILTCIYLNDAIHPGH; via the coding sequence ATGAAAATCGACCCGATCCATCAGTTCAACATCGAGCCGCTGTTCACGATCGGCCATATCGGCAACCAGACGATCGCCTTCACCAACTCGTCGCTCTACATGTTCATCGCGGTAGCGGTGATCTCGATCCTGATGATCGGCACCGGACGGCAACTGGTGCCCGGGCGCCTGCAGTCGGTCGCCGAAATCAGCTACGAGTTCGTCGCCAGCACGATCCGCAGCACGGCCGGCTCGGAAGGCATGAAGTTCTTCCCGCTGATCTTCTCGCTGTTCATGCTGATCTGCGTTTCGAACCTGATCGGCATCATCCCCTACACCTTCACGATTTCGAGCCACATCATCGTCACCGCGACGCTGGCGCTGCTGGTGTTCTTCACCGTCCTGATCTACGGCATCTACAAGAACGGCTTCAAGTTCTTCAAGATATTCGTGCCTTCCGGCGTGCCGATCTACATCCTGCCGCTGGTCATGTTCATTGAAATCCTGTCGTTCTTCCTGCGCCCGGTCTCGCACAGCGTCCGTCTGTTCGCCAACATGCTGGCCGGCCACATCGCGCTGAAGGTGTTCGCGGGCTTCGTCGCCATGCTCGGCGCCTCGCTCGGCGTGCTCGGCTGGGCCGGCGGCGTGCTGCCGCTGGCGCTCACGGTGGCGCTGACCGCGCTCGAGCTGCTGGTCGCGTTCCTGCAGGCCTATGTGTTCGCGATCCTGACCTGCATCTACCTCAACGACGCCATTCATCCGGGACACTAA
- a CDS encoding 2-hydroxychromene-2-carboxylate isomerase, which produces MPRQVDYYFSFQSPWAYIGHRAFRDLVSAYDLKINHKPVVLVDLFSETGGLPLTKRHPVRQRYRMVELQRWRDKRGLKFHLQPANWPFNARLADGVVIAAIEAGFDPDRYLARGFAAVWEDQLSLADPATIAKLADESGLPGKQLVERSEQEAISAAYEQNRQDALASDVFGSPAYVLDGEVFWGQDRIDLLGDALKSGRAAYSSQV; this is translated from the coding sequence ATGCCGCGTCAGGTCGACTACTATTTCTCGTTTCAATCGCCGTGGGCCTATATCGGACATCGGGCCTTTCGCGACCTCGTAAGTGCCTACGATCTCAAGATAAATCATAAACCCGTGGTGCTCGTCGACCTGTTCTCGGAGACCGGTGGGTTGCCGCTGACGAAGCGCCACCCGGTGCGGCAGCGCTATCGGATGGTCGAGCTGCAGCGCTGGCGCGACAAGCGCGGCCTGAAATTCCACCTGCAGCCGGCGAACTGGCCGTTCAACGCCCGGCTCGCGGACGGCGTCGTGATCGCTGCGATCGAGGCCGGTTTCGACCCCGACCGATACCTGGCGCGGGGTTTTGCCGCAGTTTGGGAAGATCAGCTCAGCCTGGCCGATCCCGCGACGATTGCGAAACTGGCCGACGAATCCGGTCTGCCCGGCAAGCAGTTGGTGGAGCGATCGGAGCAGGAGGCGATCAGCGCGGCCTATGAGCAGAATCGCCAGGACGCGCTGGCGAGTGACGTGTTCGGCTCGCCCGCTTATGTGCTCGATGGCGAAGTGTTCTGGGGACAGGACCGGATCGATTTGCTGGGCGATGCGTTGAAGTCCGGCCGCGCGGCCTATAGCTCACAAGTCTAG
- a CDS encoding F0F1 ATP synthase subunit B' encodes MAEKSHGTPAKGHETGAHTEAPGGHGGGFPPFESSTYASQLVSLVIAFVALYLIVSRIALPRVGGVIDARQNAIEGDLSAAQKLKDESDAALKAYETELASARSRAQAIGNETREKLNAAAEAERKTLEDQLSVKLAAAEKQIGVTRETAMGNVRGIAADAASAIVQRLTGVLPDGNTLNSAVDASLKG; translated from the coding sequence GTGGCTGAAAAGAGTCATGGTACCCCGGCAAAGGGCCACGAGACCGGCGCCCATACCGAAGCCCCAGGCGGCCACGGCGGAGGATTTCCTCCGTTCGAGTCGTCGACCTACGCTTCGCAACTGGTGTCGCTCGTTATCGCGTTCGTAGCCCTCTATTTGATCGTGTCGCGTATTGCGCTGCCGCGTGTCGGCGGCGTGATCGATGCACGTCAGAATGCGATCGAGGGCGACCTTTCGGCAGCGCAGAAGCTGAAGGACGAGTCGGATGCGGCGCTGAAAGCCTACGAAACCGAACTCGCTTCGGCGCGTTCGCGGGCGCAGGCGATCGGCAACGAAACCCGCGAGAAGCTGAACGCGGCTGCGGAAGCCGAGCGGAAGACGCTGGAAGACCAGCTCTCCGTCAAGCTTGCCGCCGCCGAAAAGCAAATCGGGGTGACCCGCGAGACCGCGATGGGCAACGTGCGCGGCATCGCCGCGGATGCGGCCAGCGCCATCGTCCAGCGCCTCACCGGCGTGCTGCCCGACGGCAACACGCTGAACAGCGCGGTCGACGCTTCGTTGAAGGGATAG
- a CDS encoding SURF1 family protein, which yields MTGQLVRRRGRAGFAIFTLVMVAVCVGLGLWQLQRRVEKHALIGALNERLAGSPEALPLPSQWPALTPARDEFRRVSFAATYARLPDAMVYSSGSAVRDDVSGPGTWAFVAAQLPGGETVVVNTGFVQNTMLDRAQEDRAVGRLITGQPSKLTGYLRFPEAAGALTPHEDAVKRLWFTRDHLAMARALGWNADGKILAPFYIDLESPAPESGIPKPGPLSVHLKDDHLQYAITWFGLAAVMAIAFAVWWRAQRRSGA from the coding sequence ATGACCGGCCAGCTTGTGCGACGGCGGGGCAGGGCCGGCTTTGCCATCTTCACGCTTGTCATGGTGGCGGTCTGCGTCGGTCTCGGCCTCTGGCAGCTGCAGCGCCGGGTCGAGAAACATGCGCTGATCGGCGCCTTGAACGAACGGCTCGCGGGATCGCCGGAGGCGTTGCCGTTGCCGTCGCAATGGCCTGCGCTGACGCCGGCGCGGGACGAATTTCGCCGCGTCAGTTTCGCGGCCACCTATGCGCGGTTGCCGGATGCGATGGTGTATTCTTCCGGCTCCGCCGTCCGCGACGATGTCTCCGGTCCCGGCACCTGGGCGTTCGTGGCCGCGCAACTGCCCGGCGGCGAGACGGTCGTGGTCAACACCGGCTTCGTGCAGAACACGATGCTGGACCGCGCCCAGGAGGATCGCGCGGTCGGCCGGCTCATCACCGGCCAGCCTTCGAAACTCACCGGCTATCTCCGCTTTCCCGAAGCCGCGGGCGCGCTGACGCCGCATGAGGACGCCGTCAAGCGGCTGTGGTTCACTCGGGATCATCTGGCGATGGCGCGCGCGCTCGGCTGGAACGCAGACGGCAAGATTTTGGCGCCGTTCTATATCGATCTGGAGAGCCCGGCGCCCGAGAGCGGCATTCCCAAGCCCGGCCCGCTCTCGGTCCATCTCAAGGACGACCATCTGCAATATGCGATCACCTGGTTCGGGCTCGCGGCCGTGATGGCGATCGCGTTTGCGGTGTGGTGGCGCGCGCAGCGGCGCAGCGGAGCGTAG
- a CDS encoding DUF983 domain-containing protein, with protein sequence MSDDALPTLTQSALRGIACRCPRCGRGKLYAGFLHLRPNCEACGLDYTFIDTGDGPAIFLIMLAGAIVVTAALIVEVKYQPPFWVHAALWLPLILATTLLPMRSMKSLLIALQFHHKAAPGRLIDREPK encoded by the coding sequence ATGTCGGATGATGCGCTCCCCACCCTGACCCAGAGCGCCCTGCGCGGCATCGCCTGCCGCTGCCCGCGCTGCGGCAGGGGCAAGCTCTATGCGGGCTTCCTCCACCTGCGGCCGAACTGCGAGGCCTGCGGGCTCGATTACACCTTCATCGACACCGGCGACGGGCCGGCGATTTTCCTGATCATGCTGGCCGGCGCCATCGTGGTCACCGCCGCCCTGATCGTGGAGGTCAAATACCAGCCGCCGTTCTGGGTTCACGCCGCGCTCTGGCTGCCGCTGATTCTGGCCACGACGCTGTTGCCGATGCGCTCGATGAAGTCGCTGTTGATCGCGCTGCAGTTTCATCACAAGGCGGCGCCCGGCCGGCTGATCGACCGCGAGCCGAAATGA
- a CDS encoding GNAT family N-acetyltransferase, protein MALFRLPSSGPAALMPRGHGLLLRAPQMSDFPQWAQLRESSRAYLTPWEPIWPSDDLTRAGFRRRLRRYAEDIISDRSYPFIVFRESDGTMIGGITLANVRRGIVQAGTIGYWVGEPHAHRGYMTTALRVLLPTLFGELNLHRIEAACIPTNAPSIRVLEKCGFTREGLARRYLCINGIWQDHLLFGLLHEDFRG, encoded by the coding sequence ATGGCCCTGTTTCGTTTGCCGTCCAGCGGACCGGCTGCGCTTATGCCGCGCGGCCATGGGCTGTTGCTGCGCGCCCCGCAGATGTCGGACTTCCCGCAATGGGCGCAGTTGCGTGAATCCAGCCGGGCTTACCTCACGCCGTGGGAGCCGATCTGGCCGTCGGACGACCTGACCCGGGCAGGCTTCCGCCGCCGGCTGCGGCGTTATGCCGAGGACATCATTTCCGACCGCTCGTATCCGTTCATCGTCTTCCGCGAATCCGACGGCACCATGATCGGCGGCATCACGCTGGCGAATGTGCGTCGCGGCATCGTGCAGGCCGGCACCATCGGCTATTGGGTCGGTGAGCCCCATGCCCATCGCGGCTATATGACCACGGCGCTGCGCGTGCTGCTGCCGACGTTGTTCGGCGAACTCAATCTGCACCGCATCGAGGCTGCCTGCATTCCGACCAATGCCCCGTCGATCCGGGTGCTGGAGAAATGCGGTTTTACCCGCGAGGGACTGGCGCGGCGCTATCTCTGCATCAACGGCATCTGGCAGGACCACCTGCTGTTCGGCCTGCTGCACGAGGACTTTCGCGGCTGA
- a CDS encoding AtpZ/AtpI family protein, whose amino-acid sequence MAKDSNDSANGNRDQSSSDEAALSARLGSLDHRLSEIRDSRKIRTDQPGTESGDAAARASAMAIGLRLSSELVAGVVVGAAIGWGFDRLLSTSPFGLIVFLLLGFTAGVVNVVRSAGVVPGRR is encoded by the coding sequence ATGGCCAAAGACAGCAACGACAGCGCAAATGGAAATCGCGATCAATCGTCCTCCGACGAAGCTGCGCTTTCCGCAAGGCTCGGAAGTCTGGATCACCGGTTGTCCGAAATTCGTGACAGCCGAAAAATCAGGACTGACCAACCCGGAACCGAAAGCGGCGATGCGGCTGCCAGAGCTTCGGCGATGGCGATCGGTCTCCGCCTTTCCTCGGAGTTGGTCGCGGGCGTTGTCGTCGGGGCGGCGATTGGCTGGGGGTTCGACCGTTTGTTGTCGACATCGCCGTTCGGTCTCATCGTGTTCTTGCTGCTCGGCTTTACCGCCGGCGTGGTCAACGTGGTGAGGTCCGCTGGCGTGGTTCCGGGCAGGCGCTGA